The following are encoded together in the Labeo rohita strain BAU-BD-2019 chromosome 17, IGBB_LRoh.1.0, whole genome shotgun sequence genome:
- the ccr6b gene encoding LOW QUALITY PROTEIN: C-C chemokine receptor type 6 (The sequence of the model RefSeq protein was modified relative to this genomic sequence to represent the inferred CDS: deleted 1 base in 1 codon): MNYDMDNDSYYYDDDDSEPCNLTWFSEQQVSIPTFIYSLICALGLVGNTLVLLTYAFYKKTKTMTDIYLVNVALADLLFVIALPLIIYNEQHDWSMGTWACKFLRAAYSINVYSSTLLLACISGDRYIAIVQARQSVRIRLQAQVYSRLICSVIWLLAFFLSLPTFIYYQEENKECITNFEEHNTAKIMKILIPSMQMVLGFLVPLIVMTFCYSCTMVTLLKAQNFQKHKAIRVVLAVVFVFILCHLPYNMALLVNTSKLFNERHCKEEQVILRTLSISKSVAYLHCCLNPILYAFIGVKFRSHFCQIFRDLRCLGKRYISGRSSQQTSELYISANKTIVGQIHENPSSFTM, translated from the exons ATGAATTATGATATGGATAACGATTcctattattatgatgatgatgattcgGAACCTTGTAACCTGACATGGTTCAGCGAGCAGCAAGTGTCCATCCCAACATTCATCTACTCTCTGATTTGTGCGCTCGGCCTGGTAGGCAACACTTTGGTCCTTTTAACGTACGCCTTTTACAAGAAAACGAAAACCATGACCGACATCTACCTGGTTAACGTGGCGCTAGCGGACCTCCTCTTCGTCATCGCCCTTCCACTGATCATCTACAATGAACAGCACGACTGGAGCATGGGCACATGGGCTTGTAAGTTTCTGAGAGCAGCCTACAGTATCAACGTGTACAGTAGCACGCTCCTGCTAGCCTGCATTAGCGGTGACCGCTACATCGCCATCGTGCAAGCCAGACAATCTGTCAGAATTCGACTGCAAGCTCAGGTGTACAGCCGTCTCATCTGCTCGGTCATATGGCTGCtggct tttttcttgtctctgcctacatttatatattaccAGGAGGAAAACAAGGAATGCATCACTAACTTTGAGGAGCACAACACCGCCAAAATCATGAAGATCCTGATTCCAAGCATGCAGATGGTCCTCGGATTCTTGGTGCCATTGATAGTCATGACATTCTGCTACTCGTGCACCATGGTGACCCTACTCAAAGCACAAAATTTCCAGAAGCACAAGGCGATCCGTGTGGTCCTGGCCGTGGTCTTTGTGTTCATCCTTTGCCATCTGCCTTACAACATGGCGCTTCTCGTCAACACCAGTAAACTGTTCAATGAGAGACACTGCAAGGAAGAGCAGGTGATTCTGAGGACTTTGTCCATCAGCAAAAGCGTGGCCTACCTTCATTGTTGCTTGAATCCCATTCTGTACGCTTTTATCGGGGTTAAATTCAGGAGCCACTTTTGTCAGATTTTCCGAGACTTGCGGTGCCTGGGCAAACGGTACATTTCAGGACGCTCTTCTCAGCAGACCTCTGAGCTGTACATATCAGCAAACAAAACCATTGTTGGACAGATCCATGAGAACCCATCATCATTTACAATGTAA
- the zgc:113142 gene encoding D-beta-hydroxybutyrate dehydrogenase, mitochondrial isoform X1 encodes MKTVFFSMTALLISYYFLGVHMYTYLGLVICFVLWAKMIFHAENGLSDGFGRAVLITGCDSGFGHHLAKKLDCMGFTVFAGCLCPEGPGAQSLVEEGSDRMKVLQLDVTKDEDISLAKDFVQANLPEKGLYAVVNNAGISDWGETEWSTAKDFQKMADINLFGAIRVTIPFLSLVRASKGRMVYVSSIFSFFNCLNMGAYTVSKRGLEAFADCLRVEMASFGVKVSIIQPGNFGIATNILPKKTPQDIWDEFDYVRKLTFNQKYIEMVCEYFHSLCTSGFKDCSMVINAMVQALTAPKPRTRYLVVSWTDMFFFYICPFLPTCITDSVFHVSSIYYKRKVMLYS; translated from the exons ATGAAGACAGTGTTTTTCAGCATGACTGCCCTGCTCATTTCCTACTACTTTTTGGGCGTACACATGTACACATATTTGGGTCTGGTCATCTGCTTTGTCCTCTGGGCTAAAATGATATTCCACGCAGAAAATGGCTTGTCGGATGGATTTGGCCGGGCAGTGTTGATAACAGGTTGTGACAGTGGATTTGGACACCACCTTGCAAAGAAACTGGACTGCATGGGCTTCACTGTGTTTGCCGGATGTTTATGTCCTGAGGGGCCCGGGGCTCAGAGTCTGGTTGAAGAAGGCTCTGACCGTATGAAGGTGCTCCAGCTGGATGTGACCAAAGATGAAGACATCAGCTTGGCCAAGGATTTTGTGCAAGCAAATTTGCCAGAGAAGG GTCTCTATGCTGTGGTAAATAATGCTGGAATCAGTGACTGGGGAGAGACCGAGTGGAGCACTGCCAAGGACTTCCAGAAGATGGCTGACATTAACCTGTTTGGTGCCATCAGAGTCACTATCCCATTCTTGTCACTTGTTAGAGCATCCAAAG GTCGTATGGTATATGTGTCAAGTATCTTTTCTTTCTTCAACTGTCTGAATATGGGAGCGTATACTGTGTCCAAACGGGGACTGGAAGCATTTGCAGACTGCTTGAGAGTAGAGATGGCCAGTTTTGGAGTTAAG GTCAGCATTATTCAGCCTGGAAATTTTGGCATAGCCACGAACATTCTGCCCAAGAAAACACCGCAAGACATATGGGATGAATTTGATTATGTGCGTAAACTAACATTCAACCAGAAATACATTGAGATGgtgtgtgaatattttcattcattgtGTACTTCAGGATTTAAGGATTGCTCTATGGTTATCAATGCCATGGTTCAAGCGCTCACTGCTCCCAAACCTCGAACCCGATACCTGGTTGTTTCCTGGacagatatgttttttttctacatatGCCCTTTTCTCCCCACTTGCATCACTGATTCTGTATTTCATGTGAGTTCCATCTATTACAAACGTAAAGTTATGCTTTACTCATAA
- the zgc:113142 gene encoding D-beta-hydroxybutyrate dehydrogenase, mitochondrial isoform X2: MKTVFFSMTALLISYYFLGVHMYTYLGLVICFVLWAKMIFHAENGLSDGFGRAVLITGCDSGFGHHLAKKLDCMGFTVFAGCLCPEGPGAQSLVEEGSDRMKVLQLDVTKDEDISLAKDFVQANLPEKGLYAVVNNAGISDWGETEWSTAKDFQKMADINLFGAIRVTIPFLSLVRASKGRMVYVSSIFSFFNCLNMGAYTVSKRGLEAFADCLRVEMASFGVKVSIIQPGNFGIATNILPKKTPQDIWDEFDYDLRIALWLSMPWFKRSLLPNLEPDTWLFPGQICFFSTYALFSPLASLILYFM; encoded by the exons ATGAAGACAGTGTTTTTCAGCATGACTGCCCTGCTCATTTCCTACTACTTTTTGGGCGTACACATGTACACATATTTGGGTCTGGTCATCTGCTTTGTCCTCTGGGCTAAAATGATATTCCACGCAGAAAATGGCTTGTCGGATGGATTTGGCCGGGCAGTGTTGATAACAGGTTGTGACAGTGGATTTGGACACCACCTTGCAAAGAAACTGGACTGCATGGGCTTCACTGTGTTTGCCGGATGTTTATGTCCTGAGGGGCCCGGGGCTCAGAGTCTGGTTGAAGAAGGCTCTGACCGTATGAAGGTGCTCCAGCTGGATGTGACCAAAGATGAAGACATCAGCTTGGCCAAGGATTTTGTGCAAGCAAATTTGCCAGAGAAGG GTCTCTATGCTGTGGTAAATAATGCTGGAATCAGTGACTGGGGAGAGACCGAGTGGAGCACTGCCAAGGACTTCCAGAAGATGGCTGACATTAACCTGTTTGGTGCCATCAGAGTCACTATCCCATTCTTGTCACTTGTTAGAGCATCCAAAG GTCGTATGGTATATGTGTCAAGTATCTTTTCTTTCTTCAACTGTCTGAATATGGGAGCGTATACTGTGTCCAAACGGGGACTGGAAGCATTTGCAGACTGCTTGAGAGTAGAGATGGCCAGTTTTGGAGTTAAG GTCAGCATTATTCAGCCTGGAAATTTTGGCATAGCCACGAACATTCTGCCCAAGAAAACACCGCAAGACATATGGGATGAATTTGATTAT GATTTAAGGATTGCTCTATGGTTATCAATGCCATGGTTCAAGCGCTCACTGCTCCCAAACCTCGAACCCGATACCTGGTTGTTTCCTGGacagatatgttttttttctacatatGCCCTTTTCTCCCCACTTGCATCACTGATTCTGTATTTCATGTGA